One genomic region from Microtus ochrogaster isolate Prairie Vole_2 unplaced genomic scaffold, MicOch1.0 UNK46, whole genome shotgun sequence encodes:
- the LOC101987290 gene encoding killer cell lectin-like receptor subfamily E member 1 has translation MNEMPMTCPTLNVKSQQKCKAKKNVKNTFHSNELSFIEQREKHQKHKKHKNTAEDISGEENFSLFPWRLISTLLGVMCLLLMAVAVAVTVSTANLSSERTMTDIPSLGLYHPCPENWVWLRCSCYYFSKEKLSWRESQLACLSLDSSLIRISSEEMDFFHLESFFWVGIYYNGTSKQWRWENDSVLSSGTFCGFGTVMQDSCASYKSKGICFLENCTNKLKYIC, from the exons ATGAATGAAATGCCTATGACCTGTCCTACCCTAAATGTGAAATCCCAGCAGAAgtgcaaagcaaagaaaaatgttaagaatACATTTCATTCAAATGAATTATCATTCATTGAGCAGAGGGAAAAGCACCAAAAACATAAGAAGCACAAAAACACAGCAGAAGACATCTCTGGTGAAG AGAATTTCTCACTTTTCCCATGGAGACTCATCTCTACTCTGCTCGGTGTCATGTGCCTTCTCCTGATGGCTGTAGCTGTAGCGGTGACTGTTTCTACTGCAAACT TATCTTCAGAAAGAACAA TGACAGACATTCCTTCCCTAGGACTTTATCATCCCTGCCCAGAGAACTGGGTCTGGCTCAGATGCAGTTGTTATTACTTCTCCAAAGAAAAGCTAAGCTGGAGAGAGAGTCAGCTGGCCTGCTTGTCTCTCGATTCCAGTCTCATAAGGATTAGCAGTGAGGAGATG gatttttttcatttggagTCTTTCTTTTGGGTTGGAATTTACTATAATGGAACTAGCAAACAGTGGCGATGGGAAAACGATTCAGTTCTGTCCTCTGGGAC gtTTTGTGGTTTTGGAACTGTTATGCAAGACTCCTGTGCATCTTATAAATCAAaaggaatttgttttcttgaaaattgtacaaataaactgaaatatatctgc